Proteins encoded in a region of the Rutidosis leptorrhynchoides isolate AG116_Rl617_1_P2 chromosome 9, CSIRO_AGI_Rlap_v1, whole genome shotgun sequence genome:
- the LOC139869235 gene encoding uncharacterized protein, with product MSGRIFTRVSGDGLKYSKLDRFLVTEKFLHPWRDLTASVMDRHLSDHCAIILKDEERNFGPKPFKVFDAWLDQIDIEEVIQSAWDTEVLVINRKDCIFRNRLKNVINAIKEWSINKFDTLEGEIEVHRLVAQNLELKAEHSVLDESELKSWRNSRKLWFEKEKIKSSILKQKARIKWVLEGDENSKFFHSMVRMRNNKNTIRGLLVDGSWKDNPEDIKYEAVSHFSNRFKEPDIERPSLEDLEYPILTSSEASKLEETLEEKEIRDTNFDCDSTKAPGPDVIPSLVGPEQSAFLKGRFILDGALIVNECIDFLRSSRKKGIIFKVDFEKAFDCINWEFLLEVMRCMGFGYKWCKWIRSCLTTALISILVNGSPTKEFSIERGVRQGDPLSHFLFIFAAKGLNILAKSALDKGLFKGIEVGVDKVLVSHLQYADDTIFMGECSRANARSLQNLLKCFELASGLKVNFHKSCVYGIGVSNDELLVISNQFGCQVDSFPFTYLGLPIGCKMTKLKDWYRVIDKVKNRLSNWKMRTMSYGGRLVLIKSVLSSLPLHFFLLYRAPNCVIKLLESVRRKFFWGGSDSGTKISGVKWDTILNSYGKEGLNIGSLKGKTLALLAKWWWRFKTEANSLWVRVIRSIYGSCGGVGSGGDIGYHPALGTWHNIIVAGNTLEDIGIGFKNSFIKSIGNGSDTSFWNCVGWQQQTK from the exons ATGTCGGGTCGTATCTTCACTCGGGTTAGTGGTGATGGGTTAAAATATAGTAAACTTGATCGTTTCCTTGTGACGGAAAAATTTCTTCATCCTTGGCGTGACTTGACAGCGAGTGTTATGGACCGACACCTTTCGGATCATTGTGCCATTATTTTGAAAGATGAAGAAAGGAACTTTGGTCCAAAACCATTTAAAGTTTTTGATGCCTGGTTGGACCAAATTGATATTGAGGAGGTTATTCAAAGTGCATGGGACACTGAGGTGCTTGTAATCAACAGGAAAGATTGTATATTTAGAAATAGGCTTAAAAATGTTATAAACGCGATTAAGGAATGGAGTATAAATAAATTTGATACTCTTGAAGGTGAAATTGAAGTGCATAGATTGGTTGCCCAGAACCTAGAGTTGAAGGCTGAACATTCGGTGTTAGATGAATCTGAGTTGAAGAGTTGGAGAAACTCAAGGAAACTTTGGTTCGAAAAGGAGAAGATTAAGTCGAGCATTCTAAAACAAAAGGCGCGCATTAAGTGGGTATTGGAAGGGGATGAAAATAGTAAATTCTTCCATTCGATGGTACGTATGCGAaacaataaaaatacaattcgTGGCCTATTAGTTGATGGTAGTTGGAAAGATAATCCGGAAGACATAAAATATGAAGCTGTTTCGCATTTTTCTAATCGATTCAAAGAACCTGACATTGAAAGGCCGAGCCTGGAAGACCTTGAGTACCCGATTCTTACATCTTCAGAGGCTAGTAAATTAGAGGAAACATTGGAGGAAAAAGAAATTCGCGATACTAACTTCGACTGTGATAGTACTAAAGCACCAGGTCCAGACG TCATTCCCTCTCTTGTGGGCCCGGAACAAAGTGCATTTCTGAAAGGAAGGTTCATTTTAGATGGTGCACTAATTGTTAATGAATGTATTGACTTTCTTAGATCGAGTAGGAAAAAAGGCATTATCTTCAAAGTTGATTTTGAGAAGGCCTTTGATTGCATTAATTGGGAATTTTTATTGGAAGTTATGAGATGTATGGGATTTGGGTATAAATGGTGTAAGTGGATTCGATCTTGTTTAACCACGGCCTTAATTTCCATTCTTGTAAACGGCTCTCCGACAAAAGAATTTTCGATTGAACGGGGTGTTAGGCAAGGTGACCCACTCtcgcattttttatttattttcgcgGCGAAAGGGCTTAATATTCTTGCTAAAAGTGCTTTAGATAAGGGACTTTTTAAGGGTATTGAAGTCGGGGTTGATAAAGTCCTTGTATCTcatttacaatatgcggatgataccatTTTTATGGGTGAGTGTAGTAGGGCGAATGCGCGTAGTCTCCAAAATTTGCTCAAGTGTTTTGAACTGGCATCCGGTTTAAAGGTGAACTTTCATAAAAGTTGTGTGTACGGTATTGGGGTTAGTAATGACGAATTGCTTGTGATTTCCAACCAATTTGGATGTCAAGTGGATTCATTTCCGTTCACTTATCTTGGTCTCCCGATTGGTTGTAAGATGACAAAATTGAAAGATTGGTATCGGGTAATTGATAAAGTAAAAAATCGCCTCTCGAATTGGAAAATGAGAACGATGTCATATGGAGGAAGATTAGTTCTTATCAAATCGGTTCTTTCGAGTCTTCCGTTGCACTTCTTCTTGCTCTATCGTGCCCCGAATTGTGTGATAAAATTACTTGAGAGTGTGAGACGCaagtttttttggggcgggtcggactCGGGTACAAAAATTTCAGGGGTCAAATGGGATACAATTTTAAATTCGTACGGGAAGGAGGGGTTAAACATCGGGTCTCTTAAGGGTAAAACTTTGGCTTTACTTgcaaagtggtggtggaggtttaaaactgaAGCCAACTCACTTTGGGTTAGAGTCATTCGTAGCATCTATGGTTCGTGTGGTGGCGTAGGGTCGGGTGGTGACATTGGTTATCACCCTGCCTTGGGTACGTGGCATAATATCATTGTTGCAGGTAACACTCTGGAAGACATAGGGATCGGGTTCAAGAACTCTTTCATTAAATCAATTGGAAATGGATCGGATACATCCTTTTGGAACTGTGTGGGTTGGCAACAGCAAACTAAGTGA